One Bacillota bacterium genomic region harbors:
- a CDS encoding N-acetylglutaminylglutamine amidotransferase — MQGVVFLKMCGICGTISREGRESNEDELRSMLPALSERGPDHRGVNLGRNFAFGHSRLSIIDLTEQGNQPMENKELGLVITCNGEIYNYRELREELKNYGYSFTSNSDIEVMMKAYDHWGERFVERLMGMFAFCLYDRKKDKFILGRDRLGKKPLYYTEKNGTFYFASNIQALNDAGVVDQTLDRTALHYYLTFHAVVPAPRTIFSCVKKVEPGTVMTIDRDGRKSLQRYWSLKMAVNKDLSEDDWVEAILDKLRISVKRRMVSDVPVGALLSGGVDSSLIVALMAELDIPDLRTYSIGFDTVNGEEGNEFYYSDIIARKYGTKHEKIYADGEDLLPRVIDCLTFMAEPMVSHDAVGFFLLAREVSKKSRVVLCGQGADEIFGGYHWYPRIMESEGTSSPEQIYREQFFDRNHQEVLDTLDEKFHPEEDYSFKYVSDHFAGSESGTRGVEKALHIDTTVMLIDDPVKRVDNMTMAWGLEARVPFLDHELVELAASIPPEMKVKEGGKYILKKAAEQVIPHEVIYRKKGYFPVPALKYMRGEFLEYARDILYSDQAKERGLFNSQYLDRLFENPAEQLTALRGNKIWQAAVLEAWLQGMEG; from the coding sequence TTGCAAGGGGTTGTTTTTTTAAAAATGTGTGGAATTTGCGGAACAATATCCAGAGAAGGAAGGGAAAGTAATGAAGATGAGCTGCGCAGTATGCTGCCCGCTCTCTCGGAGAGAGGGCCTGATCACCGGGGAGTAAACCTCGGTAGAAACTTCGCATTCGGTCACTCAAGGTTGAGTATTATTGACCTGACGGAGCAGGGAAACCAGCCGATGGAAAATAAAGAACTGGGCTTGGTTATCACCTGTAACGGTGAAATATATAATTACCGTGAACTGCGGGAAGAACTAAAGAATTATGGATACAGCTTTACCTCCAATTCAGATATAGAGGTAATGATGAAGGCTTACGATCACTGGGGCGAGCGTTTCGTGGAAAGGTTAATGGGGATGTTCGCTTTTTGCCTGTACGATCGCAAAAAAGATAAGTTTATCCTCGGCCGAGACCGACTGGGGAAGAAACCTCTTTATTACACGGAAAAAAACGGAACTTTCTACTTTGCCTCAAATATCCAGGCTCTTAATGATGCCGGAGTAGTTGATCAAACTCTTGATCGCACCGCCCTGCACTACTATCTAACTTTTCATGCTGTTGTTCCGGCTCCCCGGACCATTTTCAGCTGTGTAAAAAAAGTTGAGCCGGGTACTGTGATGACCATCGATAGGGACGGCCGAAAGAGCCTACAGCGTTACTGGTCGCTGAAGATGGCTGTTAATAAAGATCTCTCAGAGGATGACTGGGTTGAAGCAATTCTGGATAAGCTGCGGATCAGCGTAAAAAGGCGGATGGTCAGCGATGTTCCGGTCGGAGCTCTTCTCAGCGGAGGGGTTGATTCCAGTTTGATTGTTGCCCTGATGGCTGAGCTCGATATACCTGACCTGCGAACTTATTCAATTGGATTCGATACGGTAAACGGTGAAGAGGGTAATGAATTTTATTACAGCGATATTATTGCCCGTAAATATGGCACCAAACACGAAAAAATCTATGCTGACGGGGAAGACCTTCTACCCCGGGTTATCGACTGTCTGACCTTTATGGCAGAACCGATGGTCAGCCACGATGCTGTTGGCTTTTTCCTCTTAGCCCGTGAAGTGAGCAAAAAAAGCAGGGTAGTTCTCTGCGGCCAGGGTGCGGATGAAATTTTCGGCGGCTATCACTGGTACCCCCGGATCATGGAAAGTGAAGGGACCAGTTCTCCCGAACAGATCTACAGAGAACAATTTTTTGACCGTAACCATCAGGAAGTGCTCGATACCCTTGATGAGAAATTCCACCCGGAGGAAGATTACTCGTTTAAATATGTGAGCGATCACTTTGCCGGCAGTGAATCGGGAACAAGAGGGGTTGAGAAGGCCCTTCATATCGATACAACAGTGATGCTGATTGATGATCCGGTTAAAAGAGTCGATAACATGACCATGGCCTGGGGGCTGGAAGCCCGTGTGCCATTCCTCGATCACGAGCTGGTCGAACTTGCCGCATCCATTCCGCCAGAAATGAAAGTTAAGGAAGGCGGTAAATATATCCTCAAGAAAGCAGCGGAACAGGTTATACCGCACGAGGTAATCTACCGCAAGAAAGGTTATTTCCCGGTTCCCGCCCTGAAGTACATGCGGGGTGAATTCCTGGAATATGCCCGGGATATTCTCTATTCTGATCAGGCAAAGGAACGCGGCCTCTTCAACAGTCAATATCTGGATCGCCTATTTGAGAACCCCGCAGAGCAGCTAACCGCTTTGCGCGGAAATAAAATCTGGCAGGCGGCAGTTCTTGAAGCCTGGCTCCAGGGAATGGAGGGGTGA